The DNA segment CTTCGTAACCGGTGGTGTAACTTCTTCTTTAGGCAAAGGAATCGTCTCTGCGTCACTTGGCTTACTGCTAAAATCGAGAGGATTCAATGTCACAATCCAGAAACTTGACCCCTATATCAATATCGACCCGGGAACTCTAAATCCCTATGAACACGGCGAATGTTACGTGACTGAAGACGGTGCAGAAACCGATTTGGATCTTGGTCATTACGAAAGATTCCTAAATTCCAATACTTCCCAGAATAATAATGTAACGACTGGTAAAATCTACCAAACTGTTATTGAAAAAGAAAGAAAAGGAGATTTCTTGGGAAAAACCGTTCAGGTGATTCCTCATATTACCAATGAAATCAAGCGTCGCATCAAAATGTTGGCGAAACAAAATTACGATATCATCATCACCGAAATCGGTGGAACTGTGGGCGACATAGAATCGCTTCCTTATATAGAGAGTGTTCGCCAATTGAAATGGGAATTGGGCGAACATAATTCTATGGTGATTCACCTAACATTACTTCCTTACCTTGCCTCTAGTGGTGAATTAAAAACCAAACCTTCTCAACATTCTGTTCGTCAATTAATGGAATCCGGGATTCAAGCTGATGTTTTAGTTTGTAGAACAGAGCACGTTATTCCGAAAGAACAAAGAATGAAATTGGCGCAATTCTGTAATGTAGCTTTAGAAAACGTAATCGAATGTAAAGATCTGGAAACCATTTATGAAGTTCCTCTTTACTTGCAAAAACAGGATTTCGATGATGTTGTTTTAAAGGAATTGAATTTAAAATCTGACAAACAAGCTGATTTAAAAGACTGGAAAACCTTCCTTAAAAAATATAAAAACCCGAAGAAAAAAGTAGAAATTGCTTTGGTTGGTAAATATGTTTCATTACAGGATTCTTATAAATCTATTGCAGAAGCTTTTATTCACGCCGGTGCTGATTTGGAAACTGAAGTTAAAGTAAGATGGGTTTACAGTGGAGAAATTGATGAAAGCAATATCGCAGAGACCTTTGCAGGAGTTGATGGAATGCTCATTGCTCCTGGATTTGGTGATCGAGGAATTGAAGGGAAAGTTTTATCAGCTAAATACGCGAGAGAAAACAATATTCCACTTTTAGGAATCTGTCTGGGAATGCAAATAATGACCATTGAATTCGCCAGAAATGTCTTAGGTTATAAAAAAGCAAATTCCATGGAATTTGACACTTCGACTCCAGAACCGGTAATTTCTTTAATGGAAGAGCAGAAGAATGTAGTTGAAAAAGGTGGCACTATGAGATTGGGCGCTTGGAAATGCACTTTGAAAGCAGGCTCCAACTTGAATGATATTTACGGTACCAAAAATATTTCAGAAAGGCACCGTCATCGTTATGAATTCAATTCCGAGTTCAGATCAGAATTTGAGAAGAATGGATTAGTCCCAACCGGCTTTAATCCAGAAACTGATCTTGTTGAAACTTTGGAATTAAAAGACCATCCTTTTTATATAGGAGTACAATATCATCCTGAATATAAAAGCACAGTTGCTTCACCACATCCTTTATTTAAAGCATTAATTAAAGCATCTACTAAAAATTAAAAAGAAGGAGGTAAAAGACGAAATGTTTTTTATCTCTTTCCTTTTTAAATGAAGGGTGAAAAAATTCTTCATTGCCAAAAATTTCAGTATTTTTGTCACCCAAAATTAAAAGGTAAAGATTTACAAAATTAAAAACCTTGAAATTAAAATTTCAAATAAATTAAAATGCAGCAAAACAACGGTTTAGATAAAAACCAATTAATCATTTTCGTACTATTTACGATGATGCTAGTTGGCTTTATGTTTTATTTCCAAAGCAAACAAAAAGTTGAACAACAAGCGAATGGTAATGCAGATAAAACACAAGTAGCGCAAAAGCCAGCAGAAAACACTACAAAACCTGCGATGGTAACCAATCTAAATGACAGCGTTCAGGTAAATTCTATTCAGAAAGTAGAATTAAAGAACAAAGAATTGACGGTTGCAATTTCTTCTTTGGGCGGCCAACTTTCTACTGTTGAACTGAACGAATACAAAGCTTACAATAAAGCAAGCGATATTAACGATAAAAAATTATTACTTTTTGATAAAAACAACTCCACTTATGGATTCCAGTTCAAGGATAAAACTGGAAAAGTTTTTAACACTAAAGATTTAGTTTTCGCACCTACTCAGAGCGGGAATTCGGTAACGATGCAAGCTAATGTAAATGGCGCAACTATTCAGTTTATCTATACATTACTGGATAAATACACCATTGACTTTAATGTAAAAACACACGGATTATCTCAGGTGGTGTCTGATTCTAAAGCGGATTTCGTTTGGGATTTCAGTGCGAGACAAATGGAAAAGGGCCGTTCTCAAGAGCAAACCCATACCGAGTTTAACTATACGTTTGATAATTATCAAAGTTTTGATTACGATGGAAGAACAACCATGGAAGAACCAAAAGAAACACTAAACTGGTTAGCGATTAAACAGCAGTTTTTCTCTATGGTAATTGAACCACAAAATGGCTTCAAAAACTCTCATGGTTCACAAGATATGATTGATGAAGGAGAATTTGTGAAAAAATTCAATTTTAACGGTCAGGTTGATTTAGTTGGAAATGAATTGAACCAAAACTTCAAATGGTACTTTATGCCATTAGATTTACCCTTGTTGAAATCTTACGATAAAAATTTCGATGAATTACTTCCTTTAGGTTGGTCATTTATCGGAACTTTGAACAGATGGTTTTTCATACCTATGTACAACTTGATTTCAGGGTGGGGAATTGCTGCAGGATGGGTTATCTTTTTAATGACAATCATCGTGAAAATTATTTTATCGCCGGTAATGTTTAAACAGCATAAGCTGAGTGCGATGATGAGAGTTATTCGTCCAGAAATTGATGAAGTAAACGCCAAATACAAAGGTGCCGATGCGATGAAAAAGCAACAGGAAACTATGGCAGTTTACCGAAAGGCTGGTGTAAATCAAATGGCAGGCTGTCTCCCAGGGTTATTGCAGGTCCCAATTTTCTATGCGCTCTTCCGATTCTTCCCGAATATGATTGATCTGCGCGGAAAAAGTTTTTGGTTTGCCAAAGATTTAACTGCGTATGATGATGTGATTAAACTACCTTTTCATGTTCCATTACTTGGTGACCATTTAAGTATTTTCGCAATCGCATGTACGGTAGTTATTTTAATTTATACCATTATGACTGCAGGTAATATTCAGCAACCTACTCAAGAAGGAATGCCAAATATGAAAGTCATTATGTATATCTTCCCGATTACGTTCTTGTTTTTCTTAAATACCTCAGCATCAGGACTTTCTTGGTATTATTTCGTATCCAATGCAATTAACATCTTAATTATTTTGGTGATCAAATACTGGATTTTAGATGAAAAGAAAATTCATGCTCAAATACAAGCTAACAAGCAAAAAGAGCCAAAGAAAGAGGGGAAATTCCAGAAGAGAATGCGTGAAATGATGGACAAAGCGCAAGAGCAGCAAAAAGCGCAACAGCAGACTGGAAAGAAAAAATAAAAACACTATATTTATCAAGAGTATTAAAGACGGGAGAGCATATCTTCCGTCTTTTTTAATTTAGATTCTTAAATGATTATTTGCTACAATTTTTAGTATCGTTCTTATCTTCCGAATAATCCAACCGAAATGACTGTCGGTGATGAACGGTGGGTCCATATTTATTCAAAGCTTCTCTGTGTTGCTTTGTACCATATCCCATATTAGTATTCCACCCATATTCAGGAAAATTATCATGCAATTTAATCATTAAGCGATCTCTATAATTTTTTGCTAAAATAGAAGCACACGCAATCGAAAGGAATTTTTCGTCACCTTTTACAATACACTGATGCGGAGTAAAATCGTAAGGTTTAAATCGGTTTCCATCGACAAGAATTAATTCCGGTCGAATAGTAAGCTGACGTAATGCATCATGCATTGCCTGAATACTGGCATTTAAGATATTATGCTGATCAATAAAACTTGGAGAAAGTTCAGCAATCGCAAATTCCTTAACGTTTTCCTTAATATAGGAGTCTAACTGCAAACGGGTTTTAAATGTTAATTTTTTTGAATCGTTAACCAAATTTTGGTTAAAGTTTTTATCGAGTATAACCGATGCTGCTACAACGGGACCACACAGACATCCGCGACCAACTTCGTCGCAACCCGCTTCTACAAATCTATTAGACCAACTATTCAATAGTTTCATTGTAATACCTTTTCTGTAATTATTTGAATGTTACGATAGTAAAAATACAAAATTATTAAGAATTTCTTAACAAATAATTTGGTCATCTTAATAAAAGTTTGCACTTTTGCCTTAATGAAAAAATTAATTTGATATGAAGAAACTAACAACAAGCGTTTTAGCTGTAGTTTTAACTGCGTCATTTGCTATGGTAGATGCACAGAAGAAAGACACTGCTAGAGTGCAAGATATCGAAGGCGTAGTAGTAACAGCCTTAGGTATTAAAAGAGATGAAAAATCTCTTCCTTTTGCTACTCAGGTTATAAAATCTGAAGAATTGAACGTTACCCAAAACGTAGACGTTAAAAATGCAATTGTAGGAAAAGTATCCGGTGTTCAATTAAACGGACAAGCAGGATCAAAACTTGGAGAAACTGGTAAGCTTAGGATTAGAGGTGCAGTATCCATGCTATCAGACGCAGATCCTATCTATGTTTTAGATGGAGTAATTGTAGATCCAAATACAGTTGACATGGACAACTTGGAGTCTGTTAACGTACTGAAAGGACCTAATGCTACCGCTCTTTATGGTCAGAGAGCTCAATATGGAGTAGTAGTTATGACTCTTAAAAAAGGAGCAAAAAACAGACTTAATATTGAACTGAATAGCACTACCAATATAGATTTCGTTGCGAGAACAATGAAATTTCAGAATGAATATGGCCAGGGTTATGATGGTCAAAACTCTTTCGGAACGTTTAACTTCAATCCAGCTAGACACCCAGCAGAATGGGCCTCTTTACAAGGATTAAGATATAAAAAAGGTCAAAATTATCTTGCTGACGAATCTTGGGGGGCAAAGTTTGATGGCCAAGATTATTTACCATGGTATGCATTTTGGAAAGACAGTCCATATTTCGGACAAACTGCAAAATGGAATGCTCAACCAAATAACGTAAAAGATTTCTACGATAGTGCTTTAACTTCGAAAAACTCAGTTTCAGTTTCGGGCGGAACGAATGATTTTACCGGAAGAGTTTCATTTACTAATTTAATGCAGAATGGTATTACACCATATACTGAACTTAAAAGAAATTATTTTAACACAAATGCTAACTATAAATTTAATGACAAATTAAATATTGAAGCAGTGATGAACTTCTCTCAAGGACGAACAACTGGTGATTTTGATGATGGTTATTCCAACCAGACTTCTGGATCATTTAATCAGTGGTTCGGTAGAGATTTGGATGTTAACAAACTGAAAGAACTAAAAGATCTTGAAACGCCTTTCGGTCATCATGCATCTTGGAACTGGTGGGGACCAGATTACCTTAACATCAATGCGAGTCCTTCCTTACAGTATAGAAAAAAACCTGGATTTTGGTACAATCCATTTACCTATATGGAGAGATTCCAAAATTTTAATGATAGAAAAACTTTAATGTTCTCCGTTGCTCCTACCTATAAAATCACTGATGATTTAACTGCTAGAGCATCGTTTTCAAGAGTTAACAACATCTCACAAAATAGCTATTACATGCCTACCTCACTAACCAAAAGCGCGAGTGGAATGGAAGGTGGTTATATGGATTATCTGAACGGATTTGGTGTTAGCGATTCTGACTATACAGAGGATCAGTATGAAGGTCGATTAAGTTATGCGAAAAAATTCGGGTCATTTGATGTGAATTCATTTGTAGGAGGTAATGTTACCAAACAACGTTGGTCAGGTGTTTCAAACACGATGGATGTATTTGGTAAAACACAATTCTTGTTAACTCCAGATGTGTATTCATTTAAAAATGCAAATATAGCACCTGTTCCCGATGCTTATAATTACGGCAAGACTTACAAATCTTTATTTGGTAACGTATCAGTAGGTTATAATGACTATGTTTATGTTGATGCTTCCGTAAGAAATGATATCAACTCTGCTTATTTGAACAATCAGAATTCATTCCTCACCTACTCGTTAGGAACAAGTATCTTATTGCATAATTTGATTGAGAAAAATGATTACATCACTTATTTTAAACTAAGAGCTGGTATTGCACAAATTGCGAGTGATATTTCCGCAAGACAAACAAATCCGCAG comes from the Chryseobacterium sp. SNU WT5 genome and includes:
- a CDS encoding CTP synthase yields the protein MSKKNTKYIFVTGGVTSSLGKGIVSASLGLLLKSRGFNVTIQKLDPYINIDPGTLNPYEHGECYVTEDGAETDLDLGHYERFLNSNTSQNNNVTTGKIYQTVIEKERKGDFLGKTVQVIPHITNEIKRRIKMLAKQNYDIIITEIGGTVGDIESLPYIESVRQLKWELGEHNSMVIHLTLLPYLASSGELKTKPSQHSVRQLMESGIQADVLVCRTEHVIPKEQRMKLAQFCNVALENVIECKDLETIYEVPLYLQKQDFDDVVLKELNLKSDKQADLKDWKTFLKKYKNPKKKVEIALVGKYVSLQDSYKSIAEAFIHAGADLETEVKVRWVYSGEIDESNIAETFAGVDGMLIAPGFGDRGIEGKVLSAKYARENNIPLLGICLGMQIMTIEFARNVLGYKKANSMEFDTSTPEPVISLMEEQKNVVEKGGTMRLGAWKCTLKAGSNLNDIYGTKNISERHRHRYEFNSEFRSEFEKNGLVPTGFNPETDLVETLELKDHPFYIGVQYHPEYKSTVASPHPLFKALIKASTKN
- the yidC gene encoding membrane protein insertase YidC — its product is MQQNNGLDKNQLIIFVLFTMMLVGFMFYFQSKQKVEQQANGNADKTQVAQKPAENTTKPAMVTNLNDSVQVNSIQKVELKNKELTVAISSLGGQLSTVELNEYKAYNKASDINDKKLLLFDKNNSTYGFQFKDKTGKVFNTKDLVFAPTQSGNSVTMQANVNGATIQFIYTLLDKYTIDFNVKTHGLSQVVSDSKADFVWDFSARQMEKGRSQEQTHTEFNYTFDNYQSFDYDGRTTMEEPKETLNWLAIKQQFFSMVIEPQNGFKNSHGSQDMIDEGEFVKKFNFNGQVDLVGNELNQNFKWYFMPLDLPLLKSYDKNFDELLPLGWSFIGTLNRWFFIPMYNLISGWGIAAGWVIFLMTIIVKIILSPVMFKQHKLSAMMRVIRPEIDEVNAKYKGADAMKKQQETMAVYRKAGVNQMAGCLPGLLQVPIFYALFRFFPNMIDLRGKSFWFAKDLTAYDDVIKLPFHVPLLGDHLSIFAIACTVVILIYTIMTAGNIQQPTQEGMPNMKVIMYIFPITFLFFLNTSASGLSWYYFVSNAINILIILVIKYWILDEKKIHAQIQANKQKEPKKEGKFQKRMREMMDKAQEQQKAQQQTGKKK
- a CDS encoding ribonuclease HII, with translation MKLLNSWSNRFVEAGCDEVGRGCLCGPVVAASVILDKNFNQNLVNDSKKLTFKTRLQLDSYIKENVKEFAIAELSPSFIDQHNILNASIQAMHDALRQLTIRPELILVDGNRFKPYDFTPHQCIVKGDEKFLSIACASILAKNYRDRLMIKLHDNFPEYGWNTNMGYGTKQHREALNKYGPTVHHRQSFRLDYSEDKNDTKNCSK
- a CDS encoding SusC/RagA family TonB-linked outer membrane protein, whose protein sequence is MKKLTTSVLAVVLTASFAMVDAQKKDTARVQDIEGVVVTALGIKRDEKSLPFATQVIKSEELNVTQNVDVKNAIVGKVSGVQLNGQAGSKLGETGKLRIRGAVSMLSDADPIYVLDGVIVDPNTVDMDNLESVNVLKGPNATALYGQRAQYGVVVMTLKKGAKNRLNIELNSTTNIDFVARTMKFQNEYGQGYDGQNSFGTFNFNPARHPAEWASLQGLRYKKGQNYLADESWGAKFDGQDYLPWYAFWKDSPYFGQTAKWNAQPNNVKDFYDSALTSKNSVSVSGGTNDFTGRVSFTNLMQNGITPYTELKRNYFNTNANYKFNDKLNIEAVMNFSQGRTTGDFDDGYSNQTSGSFNQWFGRDLDVNKLKELKDLETPFGHHASWNWWGPDYLNINASPSLQYRKKPGFWYNPFTYMERFQNFNDRKTLMFSVAPTYKITDDLTARASFSRVNNISQNSYYMPTSLTKSASGMEGGYMDYLNGFGVSDSDYTEDQYEGRLSYAKKFGSFDVNSFVGGNVTKQRWSGVSNTMDVFGKTQFLLTPDVYSFKNANIAPVPDAYNYGKTYKSLFGNVSVGYNDYVYVDASVRNDINSAYLNNQNSFLTYSLGTSILLHNLIEKNDYITYFKLRAGIAQIASDISARQTNPQYFFYDKPLLVGTQSYQMALQPTRYVDPNLKPAINENFEVGADIKFLKNRVTLSGTYYKEKRNDEPIPVTLPSSSGALSYFLNSGDAQRKGVELSLSGDVLRNSDGLNWTTSLNFAQNKSTIVRVAEGLDNINYGFQPAFGYVSVIQKEGMEWGQLVGNGFLYDGAGNKVIDATTGLYEFQTNVNFGSILPKFTGGWYNAVSYKGVTLAASIDFQKGGKFFSLSEQWGNSGGLLEATAAMNDRGFSVRDDVAAGGGVHVVGVDATGAAVDTYVGAQDYFTQFHGNRLAEPYIHDASYIKLREVGLSYTLPKAIFTGTSIQGLSVGLTARNPWLIAVSKDNTHRQDPSEMSQSYGEDGQLPSTKGYGVNVKINF